One Mytilus trossulus isolate FHL-02 chromosome 5, PNRI_Mtr1.1.1.hap1, whole genome shotgun sequence DNA segment encodes these proteins:
- the LOC134718740 gene encoding uncharacterized protein LOC134718740 isoform X2: MPGTGPKDYLCIACGIRTKPDRRRFIAGPAYANYRKHFKVISCKDNDVTCIKCYSQFNRKSKSQAKRYEDNQEESENQLSESEDDYEPPAKKQQITTLNKSPKIIQLPITSAGKSHSSCCVCKDRKSKFQTLSTENRHKAFLSTGHLLLSGARCCPSHIDSDGSLNEQAILHFKSLSTSSTTFFNKTELLALITDIRSIALKNENLRIDFDNKNTLKDSDFLNLTGITKENFEDLISHVKSIRQTKNRSIRTCIALFLVRLRTGMSYPMLSTLFNIGKTGIRRAIATARKELSINFTPKYLGFQHISRQDIKDNHTRPLAKELFGNEIENPVILVADGTYIYIQKSNNFKFQRRSYSLHKNRPLVKPMIIVSTTGYIVSVLGPYHADYKNNDANIIKHNFKLNMEQMTDWISEGDVLIVDRGFRDAVDFLEEMGVHSKMPSFLKKGQKQHTVEEANSSRLITKIRWVVESVNGRLKLWRYLANIVPNTQIPHIGDDIKLVAAICNKYKPPLNSGNQEEDQLLAAKMKMLASKGNALFERVVEEKLDRRIAAWKKMDAENVVAGFPTLSEEELTNITVGVYQLKLARSYTCEHLDEDGDYIIMLNAEIADILRVKIQSRHTSSKLYLLWIEYGPAVIKGWYCQCKAGARVVGACAHVSSVLWYLGYARYADSVRNIKNWSMYLEDASNVPEEIEDSDSEASGIEE; encoded by the exons ATGCCTGGAACAGGGCCTAAAGACTATCTTTGTATCGCATGTGGAATAAGAACAAAACCAGACAGAAGGAGATTTATTGCTGGTCCTGCATATGCTAACTacagaaaacatttcaaagtaaTTTCATGCAAAGATAATGATGTAACCTGCATAAAATGTTACTCTCAATTTAACCGTAAAAGTAAATCTCAGGCAAAAAGATATGAAGATAACCAAGAGGAATCTGAAAACCAACTGTCTGAATCAGAAGATGACTATGAACCTCCCgcaaagaaacaacaaataaCTACATTAAATAAAAGTCCCAAAATAATACAGCTACCAATAACATCAGCTGGGAAAAGCCATTCTTCATGTTGTGTTTGCAAAGACAGAAAATCCAAATTTCAGACTTTATCAACTGAAAATAGACACAAAGCATTTTTATCAACTGGTCATTTGCTATTGTCAGGAGCACGCTGCTGTCCATCACACATTGATTCAGATGGAAGCCTCAATGAACAAGCCATCCTCCATTTCAAAAGTTTATCAACATCATCAACcacatttttcaacaaaacagaACTGCTGGCTTTAATCACTGATATCcgatcaattgctttaaaaaatgaaaatttaagaattgaTTTTGACAACAAAAACACACTCAAAGATTCCGATTTCCTAAACCTTACCGGCattacaaaagaaaattttgaagaCCTAATCTCACATGTCAAATCCATCAGACAGACAAAAAACAGAAGCATAAGAACATGCATAGCACTTTTTCTTGTCAGATTAAGAACTGGAATGTCATACCCAATGCTCTCAACACTTTTTAACATTGGCAAAACTGGAATAAGAAGAGCAATTGCAACAGCTAGAAAAGAACTCTCCATCAACTTCACTCCCAAATATCTTGGCTTTCAGCACATTTCCAGACAGGACATCAAAGACAATCATACAAGACCTCTAGCAAAAGAATTATTtggaaatgaaattgaaaatccTGTCATTTTAGTTGCAGATGGTACCTACATCTACATTCAAAAGAGCAATAACTTTAAATTCCAAAGACGGTCATATAGTCTTCATAAAAATCGACCTTTAGTTAAGCCAATGATTATTGTATCTACTACAGGATATATTGTATCAGTGTTAGGGCCATATCATGCTGATTACAAGAACAATGATGCCAACATTATTAAACATAACTTTAAATTGAATATGGAGCAGATGACAGATTGGATATCAGAAGGGGACGTTCTTATAGTGGACAGAGGATTTCGGGATGCTGTTGACTTTCTTGAGGAGATGGGGGTCCATTCCAAGATGCCTTCTTTTCTTAAAAAGGGCCAGAAGCAGCACACAGTAGAAGAG GCAAATTCATCAAGGTTGATAACCAAAATAAGATGGGTGGTTGAGTCTGTAAATGGCAGACTCAAGCTGTGGCGGTACCTGGCAAATATTGTGCCAAACACACAGATACCACACATTGGAGATGACATAAAATTGGTCGCTGCAATTTGTAATAAATACAAACCTCCTTTGAATTCTGGAAATCAAGAAGAAGATCAACTTCTTGCTGCTAAAATGAAG ATGTTAGCATCCAAAGGGAATGCCTTGTTTGAAAGAGTGGTGGAAGAGAAATTGGATAGAAGGATTGCAGCATGGAAAAAAATGGATGCAGAGAATGTCGTTGCAGGATTTCCCACTCTGTCTGAGGAAGAATTAACAAACATTACTGTTGGGGTATATCAGCTCAAACTAGCTAGAAGCTACACTTGTGAACATTTGGATGAGGATGGCGACTACATTATTATGTTAAATGCTGAGATAGCAGATATACTGCGCGTAAAAATCCAAAGTCGTCATACCTCATCAAAACTATACTTGCTGTGGATCGAGTATGGGCCTGCAGTAATTAAGGGGTGGTATTGTCAATGCAAGGCTGGTGCTCGTGTTGTGGGGGCTTGTGCTCATGTTTCATCAGTACTGTGGTACTTAGGATATGCTAGGTATGCTGATTCCGTGCGCAATATTAAGAACTGGTCAATGTATTTAGAGGATGCATCCAATGTACCAGAAGAGATTGAGGACTCAGATAGTGAAGCAAGTGGTATTGAAGAGTAA
- the LOC134718740 gene encoding uncharacterized protein LOC134718740 isoform X1 produces the protein MSSFTRMPGTGPKDYLCIACGIRTKPDRRRFIAGPAYANYRKHFKVISCKDNDVTCIKCYSQFNRKSKSQAKRYEDNQEESENQLSESEDDYEPPAKKQQITTLNKSPKIIQLPITSAGKSHSSCCVCKDRKSKFQTLSTENRHKAFLSTGHLLLSGARCCPSHIDSDGSLNEQAILHFKSLSTSSTTFFNKTELLALITDIRSIALKNENLRIDFDNKNTLKDSDFLNLTGITKENFEDLISHVKSIRQTKNRSIRTCIALFLVRLRTGMSYPMLSTLFNIGKTGIRRAIATARKELSINFTPKYLGFQHISRQDIKDNHTRPLAKELFGNEIENPVILVADGTYIYIQKSNNFKFQRRSYSLHKNRPLVKPMIIVSTTGYIVSVLGPYHADYKNNDANIIKHNFKLNMEQMTDWISEGDVLIVDRGFRDAVDFLEEMGVHSKMPSFLKKGQKQHTVEEANSSRLITKIRWVVESVNGRLKLWRYLANIVPNTQIPHIGDDIKLVAAICNKYKPPLNSGNQEEDQLLAAKMKMLASKGNALFERVVEEKLDRRIAAWKKMDAENVVAGFPTLSEEELTNITVGVYQLKLARSYTCEHLDEDGDYIIMLNAEIADILRVKIQSRHTSSKLYLLWIEYGPAVIKGWYCQCKAGARVVGACAHVSSVLWYLGYARYADSVRNIKNWSMYLEDASNVPEEIEDSDSEASGIEE, from the exons GATGCCTGGAACAGGGCCTAAAGACTATCTTTGTATCGCATGTGGAATAAGAACAAAACCAGACAGAAGGAGATTTATTGCTGGTCCTGCATATGCTAACTacagaaaacatttcaaagtaaTTTCATGCAAAGATAATGATGTAACCTGCATAAAATGTTACTCTCAATTTAACCGTAAAAGTAAATCTCAGGCAAAAAGATATGAAGATAACCAAGAGGAATCTGAAAACCAACTGTCTGAATCAGAAGATGACTATGAACCTCCCgcaaagaaacaacaaataaCTACATTAAATAAAAGTCCCAAAATAATACAGCTACCAATAACATCAGCTGGGAAAAGCCATTCTTCATGTTGTGTTTGCAAAGACAGAAAATCCAAATTTCAGACTTTATCAACTGAAAATAGACACAAAGCATTTTTATCAACTGGTCATTTGCTATTGTCAGGAGCACGCTGCTGTCCATCACACATTGATTCAGATGGAAGCCTCAATGAACAAGCCATCCTCCATTTCAAAAGTTTATCAACATCATCAACcacatttttcaacaaaacagaACTGCTGGCTTTAATCACTGATATCcgatcaattgctttaaaaaatgaaaatttaagaattgaTTTTGACAACAAAAACACACTCAAAGATTCCGATTTCCTAAACCTTACCGGCattacaaaagaaaattttgaagaCCTAATCTCACATGTCAAATCCATCAGACAGACAAAAAACAGAAGCATAAGAACATGCATAGCACTTTTTCTTGTCAGATTAAGAACTGGAATGTCATACCCAATGCTCTCAACACTTTTTAACATTGGCAAAACTGGAATAAGAAGAGCAATTGCAACAGCTAGAAAAGAACTCTCCATCAACTTCACTCCCAAATATCTTGGCTTTCAGCACATTTCCAGACAGGACATCAAAGACAATCATACAAGACCTCTAGCAAAAGAATTATTtggaaatgaaattgaaaatccTGTCATTTTAGTTGCAGATGGTACCTACATCTACATTCAAAAGAGCAATAACTTTAAATTCCAAAGACGGTCATATAGTCTTCATAAAAATCGACCTTTAGTTAAGCCAATGATTATTGTATCTACTACAGGATATATTGTATCAGTGTTAGGGCCATATCATGCTGATTACAAGAACAATGATGCCAACATTATTAAACATAACTTTAAATTGAATATGGAGCAGATGACAGATTGGATATCAGAAGGGGACGTTCTTATAGTGGACAGAGGATTTCGGGATGCTGTTGACTTTCTTGAGGAGATGGGGGTCCATTCCAAGATGCCTTCTTTTCTTAAAAAGGGCCAGAAGCAGCACACAGTAGAAGAG GCAAATTCATCAAGGTTGATAACCAAAATAAGATGGGTGGTTGAGTCTGTAAATGGCAGACTCAAGCTGTGGCGGTACCTGGCAAATATTGTGCCAAACACACAGATACCACACATTGGAGATGACATAAAATTGGTCGCTGCAATTTGTAATAAATACAAACCTCCTTTGAATTCTGGAAATCAAGAAGAAGATCAACTTCTTGCTGCTAAAATGAAG ATGTTAGCATCCAAAGGGAATGCCTTGTTTGAAAGAGTGGTGGAAGAGAAATTGGATAGAAGGATTGCAGCATGGAAAAAAATGGATGCAGAGAATGTCGTTGCAGGATTTCCCACTCTGTCTGAGGAAGAATTAACAAACATTACTGTTGGGGTATATCAGCTCAAACTAGCTAGAAGCTACACTTGTGAACATTTGGATGAGGATGGCGACTACATTATTATGTTAAATGCTGAGATAGCAGATATACTGCGCGTAAAAATCCAAAGTCGTCATACCTCATCAAAACTATACTTGCTGTGGATCGAGTATGGGCCTGCAGTAATTAAGGGGTGGTATTGTCAATGCAAGGCTGGTGCTCGTGTTGTGGGGGCTTGTGCTCATGTTTCATCAGTACTGTGGTACTTAGGATATGCTAGGTATGCTGATTCCGTGCGCAATATTAAGAACTGGTCAATGTATTTAGAGGATGCATCCAATGTACCAGAAGAGATTGAGGACTCAGATAGTGAAGCAAGTGGTATTGAAGAGTAA